A window of the Pseudoalteromonas sp. A25 genome harbors these coding sequences:
- a CDS encoding DMT family transporter — translation MPVQASYLFVIFVWSTTPLSIVWSSESMPPLLSVLLRMMIALLLAGLVIAISNTRVPWNRRACKLYLYSALGILGGMSLSYLAAQTVPSGVISLIFGLAPILSGLLAQKLLGEAKFTPVKLIALLLALFGLYLICSSQIQQLNLAPIGLGYVLLAVCCFSLSGVLIKRIKVAIHPMATTFGALLFVTPMFAVLWMIFDGTVAIDTWQAKSIWATLYLGVIGSLLGFLAYFHVLQKLSASTVALTTLITPGFAITFGAWLNNEQLTASLLTGAAIIIASLALFQFGERVSLLLKKSKVEC, via the coding sequence ATGCCCGTTCAGGCATCGTATTTGTTTGTTATTTTTGTTTGGTCAACAACACCGCTCTCAATAGTATGGAGCAGCGAGAGCATGCCGCCGTTATTGAGTGTATTGCTGCGCATGATGATTGCTTTGCTTTTGGCTGGGTTAGTGATAGCGATTAGTAATACACGTGTGCCTTGGAATCGGCGCGCTTGTAAACTTTACCTGTATTCCGCATTGGGTATCTTAGGGGGTATGTCACTGAGTTATCTAGCCGCGCAGACAGTCCCCTCAGGCGTTATTTCTTTAATTTTTGGTTTGGCACCGATCCTATCTGGGCTACTTGCACAAAAACTTCTGGGGGAGGCTAAATTCACACCAGTAAAATTAATTGCATTGTTGCTCGCTTTGTTTGGCTTATACCTGATTTGCTCTTCGCAAATTCAACAACTTAACTTAGCTCCCATAGGGCTTGGTTACGTTTTACTGGCGGTGTGCTGCTTTAGCCTCAGCGGCGTGTTGATAAAGCGAATAAAAGTTGCCATTCACCCTATGGCCACTACATTTGGAGCCTTATTGTTTGTAACACCTATGTTTGCTGTGCTTTGGATGATATTTGATGGCACTGTAGCGATTGATACTTGGCAAGCGAAATCTATTTGGGCAACACTCTATTTGGGAGTAATCGGCTCTTTGCTTGGATTTTTAGCCTATTTTCATGTGTTGCAAAAGCTATCAGCGAGTACCGTCGCATTGACGACGTTGATCACGCCGGGTTTTGCGATCACTTTTGGCGCATGGTTGAACAATGAGCAACTAACAGCAAGCCTGTTAACTGGTGCTGCTATTATTATCGCGAGTTTGGCATTATTTCAATTTGGTGAGCGGGTAAGCTTATTGCTAAAAAAGAGCAAAGTGGAGTGTTAA
- a CDS encoding SIR2 family NAD-dependent protein deacylase: METLYITGAGVSAQSGIPTFRGEDGFWTIGSQNYTPQEMATRAMYEHNPGEFLCWYYKRFVTYQHHGPNEVHVWLNDKSLITQNIDGLDGKAGNKNYVSIHGRIDKVTLYHRQGQPVRVEPAPWEGIDENNLKQSLLEVFKIPSKGPEFNHSLKPYVLLFDEYYTELYQINKAYTMMENATKMVFIGTSFSVNITQIALEIARRNNIEVEVVDPNPAHILYDKVCYHKMLAKDYITL; the protein is encoded by the coding sequence TTGGAAACATTATACATCACAGGTGCGGGCGTGAGTGCGCAAAGCGGTATTCCTACTTTTAGGGGGGAAGATGGTTTTTGGACAATAGGCAGTCAAAACTACACGCCGCAAGAAATGGCGACAAGGGCTATGTACGAGCACAATCCTGGGGAGTTTTTGTGTTGGTACTATAAGCGATTTGTTACATATCAGCATCATGGTCCAAATGAAGTGCATGTTTGGCTAAACGATAAATCGCTTATTACACAAAATATTGATGGTTTGGATGGAAAAGCAGGGAATAAAAATTATGTGTCAATTCATGGGCGTATTGACAAAGTTACTTTGTATCACAGACAAGGGCAACCTGTTAGGGTGGAGCCTGCACCTTGGGAAGGTATAGACGAAAATAACCTAAAGCAGTCGCTGCTTGAGGTATTTAAAATTCCAAGCAAGGGGCCCGAATTCAATCACTCTCTAAAGCCTTATGTATTATTATTTGATGAATATTACACAGAGCTTTATCAAATAAATAAAGCATACACAATGATGGAAAACGCGACCAAGATGGTATTTATTGGTACATCATTTAGTGTCAACATAACACAAATAGCACTTGAAATTGCAAGGAGGAACAACATTGAAGTAGAGGTTGTTGACCCTAACCCTGCGCATATTTTGTATGATAAAGTGTGTTATCACAAAATGTTGGCTAAAGACTATATTACTCTTTAG
- a CDS encoding response regulator translates to MFDDDSILFSSDEEPEEQEAKPPWKILIVDDEEDIHQISKLVLAQMQFDQRGVTFLHAHSGEQAREVIAEHKDIALILLDVVMETAEAGLDFAKYVREVELNSKVRIILRTGQPGMAPESEITRDYDVNDYKTKTELTSSKLKAAVLVALRTYQHLEKTECVQLGLDKIIKCTNALLSESELVEFEIKAFQSLAETLPLSQQFEPSPVASYIAELNLELNRFEVRLPEGAQLEIPNSVLEPFVNKYDARFYHSAVMENFALLYIGERQSKGPLFAIAQYANHIEEQEELLLLNLGQSIEIAWQNNQLQAKLSDNNVDLENQVSERTQELNAARERAEQANLAKSMFLSNMSHEIRTPLNAILGFAQLMERAKDLSQNHKQTMNKIIRAGNHLLDIINDVLDISKIEAGSSKLNLTDFELSSLLDDLGSMFKLKCEQKQLSWSLQNNVSGKIGVHGDQGKIRQVLINLLGNAVKFTDSGEVKLIHSKVDENTYHFEVHDTGPGISKQELESLFSSFTQGSAGLEKGGTGLGLCISSKQVEMMGGALHVESTLGEGSCFSFSLTLPQAEQDFEQLKSSEHTQLSLRRGKTLHALCVDDVAYNREILGQTLESCGISVDYAEDGQQAIDKIKLKKFDIVFLDLLMPIMRGDEAVQIIRGELGLDELKCVAISAFSLHHEVQHYLSIGFDQFIGKPYTIGQIFDSLVSFFPDHFEAEELQQEDSEAASEQDSIDLSSFSLAHEQLEQLKLSAKINGTSKIKQILQKIEQEQPDNKQLAQYLAKFISRFDMAGFVAALDEVQDE, encoded by the coding sequence ATGTTTGACGATGATTCAATCTTATTTAGCTCGGATGAAGAACCTGAAGAACAAGAGGCGAAACCACCTTGGAAAATATTGATTGTGGATGATGAAGAAGACATCCACCAAATATCCAAGTTAGTGCTTGCCCAAATGCAGTTTGACCAAAGAGGTGTTACGTTTTTGCATGCGCACAGTGGCGAGCAAGCGCGGGAAGTAATTGCTGAACATAAAGATATTGCCTTGATTTTGCTCGATGTGGTGATGGAAACCGCAGAAGCAGGGTTAGATTTTGCAAAGTATGTGCGAGAAGTAGAGTTAAATAGTAAAGTTCGCATTATATTGCGGACCGGGCAACCAGGTATGGCACCAGAGTCAGAAATAACTCGCGACTATGATGTTAATGACTACAAAACTAAAACGGAGCTGACAAGTAGCAAGTTAAAGGCTGCGGTTTTAGTTGCATTACGCACCTATCAACATTTGGAAAAAACCGAGTGTGTCCAGCTTGGCTTAGATAAAATAATAAAGTGTACCAATGCTTTACTAAGTGAGTCTGAACTGGTTGAATTTGAGATAAAAGCATTTCAATCTTTGGCAGAAACGTTGCCGCTTAGCCAACAATTTGAACCAAGTCCTGTTGCTTCTTATATCGCTGAGCTTAACCTTGAATTGAATCGGTTTGAGGTTAGGTTGCCTGAAGGCGCACAGCTGGAGATCCCTAACTCGGTCCTAGAGCCATTTGTAAATAAATATGATGCTAGGTTTTATCACAGTGCTGTAATGGAAAATTTTGCATTATTGTATATCGGTGAACGGCAATCAAAAGGGCCGCTGTTTGCGATTGCTCAGTATGCTAATCATATTGAAGAGCAAGAGGAATTACTGCTTTTGAATTTGGGGCAGAGCATTGAAATTGCATGGCAAAACAATCAATTACAAGCCAAGCTCAGTGACAACAACGTTGACCTTGAGAATCAAGTTAGCGAGCGCACGCAAGAGCTAAATGCGGCAAGAGAACGTGCTGAGCAAGCTAATTTAGCGAAAAGTATGTTTTTGTCTAACATGAGTCATGAGATCCGCACGCCACTTAATGCTATTTTGGGGTTTGCTCAGTTAATGGAAAGAGCAAAAGATCTTTCTCAAAACCACAAACAGACCATGAACAAAATCATTCGAGCAGGCAATCACTTGCTCGACATTATTAACGACGTACTAGATATATCAAAAATTGAAGCCGGTTCGAGTAAGTTGAACTTAACCGACTTTGAGCTAAGTAGCTTGCTTGATGACCTTGGTAGTATGTTTAAGCTCAAATGCGAGCAAAAGCAGTTATCGTGGAGTTTGCAGAATAACGTTAGTGGCAAAATTGGCGTGCATGGTGATCAGGGCAAGATCCGACAGGTATTGATTAATTTACTTGGTAACGCCGTTAAATTCACCGATAGTGGTGAAGTAAAACTCATTCACTCTAAAGTTGATGAAAATACTTATCATTTTGAAGTGCATGATACCGGCCCTGGTATTTCAAAACAGGAATTGGAAAGTTTATTTAGTAGCTTCACACAAGGAAGCGCAGGCTTAGAAAAAGGCGGAACTGGATTGGGTTTGTGTATATCCAGCAAACAAGTAGAGATGATGGGCGGAGCACTTCATGTTGAGTCTACTTTAGGAGAAGGAAGCTGTTTTTCATTTAGTTTAACCCTGCCTCAAGCTGAACAAGATTTTGAGCAGCTAAAGTCATCTGAGCATACTCAACTTAGCCTTCGTCGCGGCAAAACACTACATGCTTTATGTGTGGACGATGTTGCTTACAACCGAGAAATACTAGGGCAGACGCTCGAATCATGTGGTATCAGTGTCGACTATGCCGAAGATGGGCAACAGGCGATTGATAAAATTAAACTCAAGAAGTTCGATATCGTATTTTTGGACTTGCTCATGCCCATAATGCGTGGCGATGAAGCGGTACAAATTATCCGTGGTGAACTGGGCCTTGATGAGTTGAAATGCGTGGCTATCTCGGCATTTAGCCTACATCATGAGGTGCAACATTATTTAAGCATTGGCTTTGATCAGTTTATAGGTAAACCTTACACAATAGGTCAAATATTTGACTCATTGGTGTCTTTTTTCCCTGACCATTTTGAAGCAGAAGAACTCCAGCAAGAAGACAGTGAAGCCGCCAGTGAGCAAGATAGCATAGATTTATCAAGCTTTTCATTGGCGCATGAACAGCTTGAACAGTTAAAGCTATCAGCAAAAATTAATGGCACGTCAAAAATTAAGCAAATCTTACAAAAAATTGAGCAAGAGCAGCCAGACAACAAGCAACTTGCACAATATTTGGCTAAGTTTATAAGTAGATTTGATATGGCAGGCTTTGTAGCTGCGCTAGATGAGGTGCAAGATGAATGA
- a CDS encoding hybrid sensor histidine kinase/response regulator, producing MNDDLVSLNNCRILIVDDKAENLELLTSFLEAEGYEVAFATSGKEAINIATIFLPHLILLDVMMPGIDGFETCRRLKSLDKVKDVPVIFVTGKAELSDIVEAFSVGAVDYVTKPIRQEELLARVSTHLQLQALINLRDELIGTLRDKTLELEKLSKLKDQQLETSQQFSHIGEMVGELTHELGTPLSVIGTAISHLDDKQKQINQKVQHQSLAKSELQSFIENSAQSYDIILSNLNNATNLINSFKHIVVGEFSGAVTECNLTDYLYDIQRVLQPKLKRSPHTVNITCPDLLQVTADVGVLSQILINLINNALIHAFDDNTSGHINIEVSELEQSITLKVMDDGKGIDSEKLPKVFDKYYSTRLGSGGSGLGLYIVKNLVENSLQGSVEVTSQLGKGTEFCITFPQHANTTSEQADSV from the coding sequence ATGAATGATGATCTGGTGTCACTCAACAATTGTAGAATATTGATAGTTGATGATAAAGCTGAGAATTTAGAGCTGTTGACTAGCTTTTTAGAAGCTGAGGGCTACGAAGTGGCGTTCGCGACGTCGGGAAAAGAAGCGATAAATATCGCTACTATTTTCTTACCCCACTTAATTCTTCTAGATGTCATGATGCCGGGTATAGACGGCTTTGAAACATGTCGACGCTTGAAATCTTTAGATAAAGTAAAAGATGTACCTGTGATATTTGTAACAGGTAAGGCTGAGCTAAGTGACATCGTAGAGGCGTTTAGTGTTGGTGCGGTTGATTATGTAACCAAGCCAATCCGCCAAGAGGAGTTGTTGGCTAGAGTGTCAACTCACCTTCAGTTACAGGCATTAATCAATTTGCGAGATGAGCTGATAGGCACGTTACGAGACAAAACGCTTGAGCTTGAAAAGTTGTCTAAGTTGAAAGATCAGCAGTTAGAAACTTCTCAGCAATTTAGTCATATAGGTGAAATGGTAGGCGAATTAACCCATGAGCTTGGAACACCTTTGAGTGTGATCGGTACTGCTATCAGTCATCTTGATGATAAACAGAAGCAAATTAATCAAAAGGTACAGCATCAAAGCTTAGCCAAAAGCGAGCTTCAGAGCTTTATAGAAAATTCTGCCCAGAGCTACGATATTATTTTGTCTAACCTAAATAATGCGACCAATCTAATTAATAGCTTTAAGCATATTGTTGTCGGGGAATTTAGCGGCGCGGTTACTGAATGTAATTTGACCGATTATCTATATGACATTCAACGAGTATTACAACCAAAGCTGAAACGTTCACCACATACCGTAAATATTACCTGCCCAGACCTTTTGCAGGTGACGGCGGACGTAGGCGTGCTTTCACAGATCCTTATTAACTTGATTAATAATGCGCTAATACATGCTTTTGATGATAACACGAGTGGGCATATTAACATTGAAGTGTCTGAACTAGAGCAGTCAATTACTTTAAAAGTAATGGATGATGGTAAAGGCATCGATAGTGAAAAATTACCAAAGGTATTTGATAAATATTATTCAACACGGTTAGGCTCAGGCGGCAGTGGGCTTGGGTTATATATCGTAAAAAACCTTGTAGAAAACAGTTTACAAGGTAGTGTTGAAGTAACGAGTCAACTTGGGAAAGGCACTGAATTTTGCATTACTTTTCCACAGCATGCTAATACAACGTCAGAGCAGGCTGACTCAGTTTGA
- a CDS encoding GNAT family N-acetyltransferase gives MAYQISNKAPTVREFALLRKQVGWGETDEILAQTSLNNSLFHVTIRHQDALIAMGRVIGDGGLFFYIQDVVVAPDYQGEGLGHAVMYEIERYVAKNAKLGATVALLSAKGKEAFYEQYDYIVRTGEPLGLGMCKFV, from the coding sequence ATGGCCTATCAAATTAGTAATAAAGCACCAACAGTTCGAGAGTTTGCACTGCTTAGGAAACAAGTCGGCTGGGGCGAAACCGATGAAATTTTGGCTCAAACTAGCCTCAATAACTCTTTATTTCACGTTACTATCCGTCATCAAGATGCGCTTATCGCGATGGGGCGAGTGATAGGCGATGGTGGCTTATTCTTTTACATTCAAGATGTGGTAGTTGCGCCCGATTATCAAGGTGAAGGGCTTGGGCATGCTGTAATGTATGAAATTGAAAGATATGTAGCTAAAAATGCCAAACTCGGTGCGACGGTTGCTTTGTTATCCGCAAAAGGCAAAGAAGCGTTTTATGAGCAATACGATTACATTGTTCGTACGGGAGAGCCGCTGGGTTTGGGAATGTGTAAGTTCGTTTAA
- a CDS encoding RimK family protein has protein sequence MLKTLIVVESEKTAAEFDLANVLSFEQYLQDYPKRDEPKTRIINLCDTGQYLSKGYYCSLLAEARKHVVLPTVKTINALRTEHIELSLSNAERRALENQSQWVFFGQTDNQALHPLATTLYKRFAAPLLRVRAVDDSRLLVEQGSITQLDEQQKSQFLRVVAKLSESSWRVGVKQQHARWEMAILVDPQEPSPPSDEDAIAKFVKAARKNGIHAQVKTINTLEDINQYDALFIRQTTAIDHQTYRLASKAESAGVVVIDDATSILRCCNKVYLHDAFSYSKVPTLKTHVVSDASDNTLSVLESLFSYPMVLKMPEGSFSRGVYKVADRKELLAHLEALLAESALVLVQEYLYTDFDWRVGVLNGRAIYACRYHMARNHWQIYNHNSKRFNSGGFETLPTFEVPRAVLSAALKACKVIGNGLYGVDIKELNGKAYVIEVNDNPSIDHKVEDAYLGNELYMLIMAEFVRRLEARGKYE, from the coding sequence ATGTTAAAAACTTTGATTGTGGTTGAATCGGAAAAAACCGCAGCTGAGTTTGATTTAGCGAATGTGCTGAGTTTTGAACAATACTTACAAGATTACCCCAAACGCGATGAACCAAAAACACGCATTATAAACTTATGCGATACTGGCCAGTACCTAAGTAAAGGTTACTATTGCTCATTGCTTGCAGAAGCCCGAAAGCACGTTGTATTACCGACAGTTAAAACAATTAACGCGTTACGAACCGAGCATATTGAGCTGAGCCTAAGTAATGCGGAGCGTAGAGCTTTGGAAAATCAGTCTCAATGGGTGTTCTTTGGTCAAACAGACAACCAGGCTTTGCACCCCTTGGCAACTACTTTATACAAGCGTTTTGCGGCGCCTTTGCTGCGTGTACGTGCGGTTGATGATAGTCGTTTATTGGTAGAGCAGGGCTCAATTACACAGTTAGATGAGCAACAAAAATCACAGTTTCTTAGAGTTGTCGCAAAGCTCAGCGAGTCATCTTGGCGTGTTGGCGTAAAGCAGCAACATGCGCGCTGGGAAATGGCTATTTTAGTCGACCCTCAAGAACCATCACCTCCTAGTGATGAGGATGCAATTGCGAAGTTTGTTAAAGCTGCACGTAAAAATGGGATCCATGCGCAAGTCAAAACTATCAATACACTTGAAGACATTAACCAATATGATGCGCTGTTTATTCGCCAAACAACCGCAATAGATCATCAGACGTATCGCTTGGCTAGCAAAGCTGAAAGTGCTGGGGTAGTGGTCATTGACGATGCAACATCCATTCTTCGTTGTTGCAATAAGGTATATCTACATGATGCGTTTAGTTATTCCAAAGTACCAACCTTAAAAACGCACGTAGTCAGTGATGCCTCAGATAATACACTCAGCGTTTTAGAGTCTCTATTTAGCTACCCAATGGTGCTAAAAATGCCAGAAGGGTCATTTTCACGCGGTGTGTATAAGGTCGCCGATAGAAAAGAGCTTTTGGCACATTTAGAGGCGTTATTGGCTGAAAGTGCACTGGTGCTTGTGCAAGAATATTTATACACGGACTTTGACTGGCGAGTCGGAGTGCTGAACGGCAGAGCAATTTATGCTTGTCGTTATCATATGGCTAGAAATCATTGGCAAATATACAACCACAATTCCAAACGCTTCAACTCAGGTGGCTTTGAAACCTTACCTACATTTGAAGTGCCAAGAGCAGTGTTATCTGCAGCGCTAAAAGCTTGCAAAGTAATTGGAAATGGCTTGTATGGTGTAGATATCAAAGAGCTTAATGGTAAGGCCTATGTAATAGAGGTGAATGACAACCCCAGTATCGACCATAAAGTTGAAGATGCCTATTTGGGTAATGAGCTGTACATGCTGATCATGGCTGAGTTTGTCAGGCGGCTTGAGGCTAGAGGCAAGTATGAATAA
- a CDS encoding GNAT family N-acetyltransferase/peptidase C39 family protein: MNNSAITLRLAQLGDLTQLSKVEQTCFSSDRLSKRSLKHWLSAKHALFLVASSQKEIVGYGLVWCLKGTRLARLYSLAVMPAYRGQGIAQLLLSELEQLTQRKGRAYLRLEVSALNHAAISLYRSLGYQVFGAYSDYYGDGSEALRMQKRVARFDGKGVQLQVPWYKQTTEFTCGPAALLMAMHSLEKSTMLRQIDELAIWREATTIFMTSGHGGCHPVGLALSAIKRGFKARVFLTQLSALFLNGVRSEEKKQVMCTVHDEFIAQAYNLGCELNETPLELERLYELLKAGYGVLMLISTYRLDGKKAPHWVCVTAIDEHCVYVHDPDLDASQQAIDCQHVPIGLEEFSKMATFGKNRLRAAIAIAKLS, encoded by the coding sequence ATGAATAACAGTGCCATTACATTGCGTTTGGCTCAGCTAGGGGATTTAACACAGTTATCAAAAGTTGAGCAAACTTGCTTTAGTAGTGACCGTTTAAGTAAACGCAGTTTAAAGCACTGGTTAAGCGCAAAGCATGCTTTGTTTTTAGTTGCAAGCAGCCAAAAAGAAATCGTGGGCTATGGTCTTGTGTGGTGTCTCAAAGGCACGCGGCTAGCCCGGTTGTATTCTTTAGCGGTAATGCCAGCCTATCGTGGTCAGGGGATTGCGCAGTTGTTGCTAAGTGAGCTTGAGCAACTTACGCAGCGTAAAGGACGAGCATATCTTCGTCTAGAAGTTTCAGCCCTTAACCACGCCGCCATATCGCTTTACAGGAGCTTGGGTTATCAAGTGTTCGGTGCATATAGTGATTACTATGGCGATGGTAGTGAAGCTTTACGCATGCAAAAGCGTGTAGCACGCTTTGATGGCAAGGGAGTGCAGCTTCAAGTGCCTTGGTATAAACAAACCACTGAGTTTACTTGTGGGCCCGCAGCTCTATTAATGGCAATGCATAGCTTAGAGAAAAGCACAATGCTTAGACAAATCGATGAGTTAGCTATTTGGCGAGAAGCGACCACGATTTTCATGACTAGCGGACATGGCGGTTGCCACCCTGTCGGGCTTGCTCTATCAGCCATTAAGCGAGGTTTTAAAGCGCGTGTATTTTTAACACAACTCAGCGCACTATTTTTGAATGGGGTTAGAAGCGAAGAGAAAAAGCAAGTGATGTGTACAGTGCATGATGAGTTTATTGCTCAGGCTTATAACTTGGGATGTGAGCTCAATGAAACACCACTGGAATTAGAGCGACTATATGAGCTGCTCAAAGCCGGGTATGGTGTTTTAATGCTTATTAGTACCTATCGTCTCGATGGTAAAAAAGCACCTCACTGGGTCTGTGTAACCGCTATAGATGAGCACTGTGTTTACGTGCATGACCCAGATTTGGATGCATCGCAACAGGCGATAGACTGCCAACATGTGCCCATTGGTCTGGAAGAGTTTTCTAAAATGGCAACATTTGGTAAAAACCGCCTGCGTGCTGCTATTGCAATTGCAAAGTTATCTTAA
- a CDS encoding SDR family NAD(P)-dependent oxidoreductase — MEHKNNPTIIITGASKGVGAASALAYAKAYPNGINMVLVARNLAPLENMQAQLACYPQCHVLLVQADVASLSDCERIVAQTVEQFGFINVLVNNAGLHYRGDFCKLSAQHVAAMVDVNMRAPMVLSALAIKHMPSSEHNAIVMVGSLAGLTPLQGAATYSGTKAGLRAFTYALHDELITSKINVAVVSPGPIDTGFIMDEIDQVEDIVYSQPMSSAEQVADAIVSLSQSTKAEIAMPSASGKLATFSYLFPSFRRAVRGLLYRIGAKNKEKYRRNTGRDV; from the coding sequence ATGGAGCATAAGAACAATCCCACAATCATCATAACTGGTGCCTCAAAAGGCGTTGGGGCGGCGTCGGCACTTGCTTACGCGAAAGCTTATCCAAATGGTATTAATATGGTGCTGGTGGCAAGAAATCTGGCTCCCCTTGAAAACATGCAAGCGCAGTTAGCCTGTTACCCGCAATGCCATGTTTTATTGGTTCAAGCTGATGTCGCATCGTTAAGTGATTGTGAGCGAATCGTCGCTCAAACTGTTGAACAGTTTGGCTTTATTAATGTGTTGGTCAATAACGCTGGGCTGCACTATCGAGGTGATTTTTGTAAGTTATCGGCACAGCATGTCGCAGCCATGGTGGATGTAAATATGAGAGCGCCAATGGTGCTCAGTGCTTTGGCAATAAAGCATATGCCTAGTAGCGAACACAATGCCATTGTAATGGTAGGCTCTTTAGCGGGGTTAACACCTTTGCAAGGTGCTGCGACTTATAGCGGTACAAAGGCTGGTTTAAGAGCATTCACTTATGCGCTTCATGATGAACTTATAACGAGCAAAATCAACGTTGCGGTTGTATCACCAGGACCCATTGATACGGGTTTCATTATGGATGAAATTGATCAAGTTGAAGACATTGTTTATTCGCAGCCGATGAGTAGTGCAGAGCAAGTCGCTGATGCTATCGTGTCGCTCAGTCAATCAACCAAGGCTGAAATAGCAATGCCAAGTGCCAGTGGTAAATTAGCCACCTTTAGTTATTTATTTCCGAGCTTTCGCCGCGCAGTCCGAGGGCTACTTTATCGAATTGGTGCCAAGAATAAAGAAAAGTATCGTCGAAACACTGGGCGAGACGTGTGA
- a CDS encoding cytochrome-c peroxidase, with the protein MNKAPLKHAAMLVAVLSTIHVATLHAKPRTPPPRQPPGAQPATPLDQALSVLISQNGLTGRVAGARQLPKISDPIARLGMQLFFTKALGGEKSVACASCHDPRLGGADGLSFPIGTNAVAENVVGPNRRAINDEINIPRNSPTIFNTGLATNSLFWDGRIERVTMTDEQGNETSFISTPDSGFGVPDDNAGDTLVSTLARFPVTSKEEMRGEAFPDVTTNEALRTHLAQRIGDYGAEQGSLETNDWLQMFREAFDSQADAASLVTFDNIAFALGQYQASFVMINTDWHRYVRGDLSALSEQQKQGAKLFFTQIADGGAGCVNCHSGERFTNDGFFNLAFPQYGIGTDEAHADIGRAAIDPQARNQFAFRVPSLLNVALTAPYSHAGAYESLEQVVSHYANPEQTVEAFFQRGGACGLKQFATSAQCETLNQNARQNTEAALQLLRQSPFVAANLDAGQQQDLVAFLHALTDRCAKDKECIRRWVPSRRLPDPDNLRLRSPRPVGG; encoded by the coding sequence ATGAACAAAGCACCTCTCAAGCACGCTGCAATGTTAGTTGCTGTGCTAAGTACAATTCATGTAGCAACATTACATGCAAAACCAAGAACGCCGCCACCACGTCAGCCTCCTGGTGCACAACCCGCTACACCACTAGATCAAGCGCTTAGCGTTTTGATCTCGCAAAATGGCTTGACTGGTCGCGTAGCGGGTGCCAGGCAGTTACCAAAAATTTCTGATCCCATCGCCCGTTTGGGGATGCAACTATTCTTTACCAAAGCACTCGGGGGTGAAAAATCCGTTGCCTGTGCAAGCTGTCATGACCCACGTTTGGGCGGCGCGGATGGTCTATCCTTCCCTATAGGCACCAATGCTGTGGCAGAAAATGTTGTTGGCCCAAACCGCAGAGCGATCAACGATGAGATCAACATACCTCGTAATTCGCCAACGATTTTTAATACCGGTTTAGCAACTAATTCATTATTTTGGGATGGGCGTATAGAGCGTGTCACTATGACTGATGAGCAAGGCAACGAAACAAGTTTTATTAGTACGCCAGACTCGGGCTTTGGTGTGCCTGACGATAATGCTGGTGACACTTTAGTGAGTACTTTGGCGCGTTTTCCTGTGACTTCAAAAGAAGAAATGCGCGGCGAGGCATTTCCAGATGTAACAACGAATGAAGCGCTCAGAACACACCTTGCACAGCGTATCGGTGATTACGGGGCAGAGCAAGGGTCGCTTGAAACCAATGATTGGCTACAAATGTTTCGTGAAGCGTTTGACTCTCAAGCTGATGCCGCATCGCTTGTGACTTTTGATAATATTGCGTTTGCACTGGGCCAATATCAAGCTTCTTTTGTGATGATAAACACAGACTGGCATCGCTATGTACGAGGTGATTTGAGTGCGCTGAGTGAGCAACAAAAACAAGGAGCAAAGCTGTTCTTTACACAAATTGCTGATGGCGGAGCGGGGTGTGTTAACTGTCACAGTGGTGAGCGCTTTACCAATGATGGCTTTTTTAACTTAGCTTTTCCACAATATGGTATTGGTACAGATGAAGCCCATGCCGATATAGGTCGAGCAGCGATTGACCCACAAGCACGAAATCAATTTGCGTTTCGTGTTCCAAGCTTGCTGAATGTTGCATTAACTGCGCCATATAGTCATGCCGGTGCTTACGAAAGCTTAGAGCAAGTAGTGAGTCATTACGCCAACCCAGAGCAAACTGTTGAGGCGTTTTTTCAACGTGGTGGTGCATGTGGTTTAAAGCAGTTTGCCACCAGCGCCCAGTGTGAGACACTTAACCAAAATGCACGTCAAAACACTGAAGCAGCGCTACAATTATTGCGTCAGTCGCCTTTTGTTGCAGCAAACTTAGATGCAGGACAACAGCAAGATCTCGTTGCGTTTTTGCATGCGCTTACAGACCGTTGTGCTAAAGATAAAGAATGTATTAGAAGGTGGGTACCTAGTCGCAGACTGCCAGATCCTGACAATTTGCGCCTACGTTCGCCACGACCGGTAGGTGGATAA